Proteins encoded by one window of Arcobacter sp. LA11:
- the prpF gene encoding 2-methylaconitate cis-trans isomerase PrpF, whose protein sequence is MAYQPQFKVKATYMRGGTSKGTFFNIADLPKEAQEDGAKRDKLLQRIVGSPDVYKKQMDGMGGASSSTSKAILVGKSDVEGHDVDYYFCQVAIDKDFVDMSGNCGNLSSAVGPFAITEGLVDNVPENGVCCVRIWQANIKKTILCYVTMENGVVKEMGDYEIDGVAFPAEEIKLEFVEPVDPSEELFPTGNLVDDLEVEGVGTFKATMITAGIPTVFVNADEIGYKGTELQGDINSDTEALARFEKIRIAGALKMGVMKDASDALTQQHTPKIAFVSPAQDFTTSSGKEVKASEMDLHVRALSMQQLHHAMMGTASVAIGVAACIPGTLVNIASGGGEKETVTFGHPSGAIKVGAALSQNDGKYVVEKASMSRSARIIMDGNVHVPAGTMD, encoded by the coding sequence ATGGCTTATCAACCACAATTTAAAGTAAAAGCAACTTATATGAGAGGTGGTACTTCAAAAGGTACTTTCTTTAATATTGCAGATTTACCAAAAGAAGCACAAGAAGACGGTGCAAAAAGAGATAAATTACTTCAAAGAATTGTAGGTTCTCCTGATGTTTATAAAAAACAAATGGATGGAATGGGAGGAGCATCATCTTCTACATCAAAAGCTATTTTAGTTGGAAAATCTGATGTTGAAGGTCATGATGTAGATTACTACTTCTGTCAAGTTGCCATTGATAAAGATTTTGTTGATATGAGTGGAAACTGTGGAAACTTATCAAGTGCAGTTGGTCCTTTTGCCATTACTGAAGGTTTAGTAGACAATGTTCCTGAAAATGGAGTTTGTTGTGTAAGAATTTGGCAAGCAAATATCAAAAAAACTATTCTTTGTTATGTAACTATGGAAAATGGTGTAGTTAAAGAGATGGGTGATTACGAAATTGATGGTGTTGCCTTCCCTGCAGAGGAAATAAAATTAGAGTTTGTTGAGCCTGTTGACCCAAGTGAAGAACTATTCCCAACTGGGAACTTAGTAGATGATTTAGAAGTTGAAGGTGTTGGTACATTTAAAGCTACTATGATTACTGCTGGTATTCCAACTGTATTTGTAAATGCAGATGAAATTGGATACAAAGGTACTGAACTACAAGGAGATATTAACTCTGACACTGAAGCCTTAGCAAGATTTGAAAAAATCAGAATTGCAGGGGCTTTAAAAATGGGTGTAATGAAAGATGCTTCTGATGCACTAACTCAACAACATACTCCAAAAATTGCATTTGTTAGCCCAGCACAAGATTTCACTACTTCTTCTGGTAAAGAAGTAAAAGCTAGTGAAATGGATTTACATGTTAGAGCATTATCTATGCAACAACTTCACCACGCTATGATGGGAACAGCTTCTGTTGCTATTGGTGTTGCTGCTTGTATTCCTGGAACATTAGTAAATATTGCTTCAGGTGGTGGAGAAAAAGAAACTGTTACTTTTGGACATCCTTCAGGGGCTATCAAAGTTGGAGCTGCTTTATCTCAAAATGATGGTAAATATGTAGTTGAAAAAGCTTCTATGTCTAGAAGTGCTAGAATTATTATGGA